In the genome of Sulfurimonas autotrophica DSM 16294, the window TTTATCAATTGAACAATCAGTATTACAAGGTGCACAAACTATTACAGTTGCGGAAGCGAATGCTGATGGTGCTGGTGTGACAACAACTGATGGAACAAACGAAGCATCAACAACATATACAGGATTAACAGCTGATAATGAAACAAATGGCTCTGGTGCTATTACAGCTACAATCAATTCTACAGCAACTGCAGCAGTAGTTATTGAAGCCGGACAATTAGTTATCAATGGTGTTGATTTAGCTGGAACTTATGGTGATGGTTCTACTGCTGGTTCTGCTCGTTCAGATCTTCAGTCAGCGATTAAAGACATTGATGGTATGAGTCAGTCATATATTGCTAAAGATGGTAAAATGGAATTAAGTGTCAACAATGGTGATGACCTTAACATAGCAGGAACTACAGCTAATTCAACTTATGGTCTTACAAAAGGTGTAACAAATCAGTCTAAAATGGGTTCAGTAGAAATCTATAGTGATAGTGCAGTAAAAGTGGGTGGGAATGATCCTGATTCATTTGGTTTTACATCTGGAACAAAAAATGTTATTGCGCAAGGCGCTTCTTTGGAAAGCATAGATGTTACAAGTCGTAATTCTGCTGAAGTAGGTATCTTAATCACAGATTCAGCTCTAAAACAACTTGATGGAACTCGTTCAGACCTTGGTTCTGTTCAAAATCAGTTAGAGTCTACTATACGTAACATTTCTGTTACTCAAGTAAATGTAACTGCTGCAGAATCTCAAATCCGTGATGTTGACTTTGCTGCAGAGTCTGCAAACTTTGCAAAACTAAACATTCTTGCACAGTCTGGTTCATATGCTATGAGTCAAGCAAACGCTGTTCAACAAAACGTGATGCGTCTACTTCAGTAGATGCGTTAAGAGCGTAGCTCTTTCACGTTTCTTTAGAAAATGTTATGAGATTATTACAATAGTAATAATCGTTAAAGCAGCATTCAGTTGCTGTTTTATTTTGTACCACTCTTTTTTTGGAGTGGTGCTTTATTTTTCAGACCACTCTTCATAAACTTTCATTACTGATATATATAGATTCAAAATTTTAAGCAGTTGCTGTGTAAAGATTTGTTGTATTTCTCTTTGATGTATTTTTTTATTCTTTAAATTTTTTGTGTTAAATATATCAAATATATAGCTTGATATACTCTGTAAATATAAAAATAGGATATTATTGATATCATATACTCCATTCTCATTTGTATTAACTAGTTCTTTGTAAAGCTCATGAAATCTGAAAATGAACTGTTCTTCTGTTGTGTTCAAAATAGAATCTTGATATTTTTTGATAACTTTTATAAGTCGTTTAGCTTCTTTAATTTGTGCGGTAAAGTTGTTGAGTTCTTTTTTATTAAATGAAATATTGGAAATATTATTTAGAAATTCTTGCATCATTTGGAATTCAATCTTTGCTACAATCGTTTCGTATTTTTTTGTTTCTATATTACTGGCATAAAGGGGAATGGTTCCTTGAAGATAAGCACCATTACTAAGATTGTATACTTTGCATTTATCATATAAGTATTGATTAGATATTATTTTTAAAGCTTCAATAGACATTTCATATAATGGTGTGGTAGGTACTTCATCTAAAAAATTTCCTTTTGTATATAATAGAGTTCCGTGTAGAGAAGTAAACTGTTCATTTTCTTTTGTTGTTTCTTCTACTGTACGTGCTTCTTTATGTCCAACTGTATGGTTACTCTTCGTTTGAGCATCTAGTGCTAAATCTAAACCTAAAAGATAGAGTTGTTGATTACCAAATATAAGAGTTAGAAAGTATGTTGCTTCTCCGATACTTGGACAAGTAGGGATTCTTGAATTAAGTTTATAGTGTGATGCAGTTTCAAAAAAATAGAGTTGATTGACAGGGATTTTGTCAACAACACTTCTAGCTACAACAGAAGACAATAAAAAGATAGTATTTTTAAAAAAAGTTTTTACATCAATACCGTAAAAAAATGTCACATCATCTGGTTCTGAATCCATATGGGCAACCATATTTGGTGCTACTCCTAATTTATGTAAAGTCTTAATGGAAGAGAGAACAGAAATGATAAAAAATTTATCTTTATTTTTTTGCAGCCATAAGGCATTTCTATCTAGAGATGGACCAGAAGCAATAAGCAGGACAGGCTTGTGTTTGAATGGATTATCATAGTGACTTGATATGTCGAAATTAATAAAAGGGTGTTTTTCTACAAGGTATTCAGGTGCTTTTAGAAATTCCCGTAAACTTTTGACATATGGACGAATATGATGCATAGATTTCACTATGTTAGATTGGATATCCTTGATGTCCTGGATGTTTTCTTCAAATAAAACGGAGTATTTTATATAATGATTGTACATATAAATTTGCATAAAAAATTGAGTAAATGAACTCATCTCGTGACTATCTTCCATGATGGAAAAAAATAAGCGAGCCGTAGAAGCAAGACTTGTGTAATCAGTTACAAATAGTGATAAACGAAAAATTTCAAGGTTGTTTTCCTTAATAAATAGCATTTTAGCGTTTATTTTATTTTGAATTTCTGTGATGTGTACTCCCAAGCCTACACCACAAAATACAAATTTAAAAATTTTTTCCATCTCATCATTTTTGGAAGTAATGTTTTTGTTGTACTGAATGATTTTTGCAGTAGCCCAAAGAGAACTTCTCAGATTTTTGGAAGTATCAAATATTTCTATATCTTTTTCAGAAAGCTCCCTTGTGTTATAATAACCTTCTATGACATGATCGGATTTTTTAAAGTTAACATTATTTGCAAGATTTTTGGCATGTTCAAAGATATTTGTATTGTAAAGGTACCTATTTGATGAGAGTTCAAATATATCAAAATAATTATCTTTGAATTCAAGAGCATATCGTTCTTTATAAGAATTGTCATTAATCGCTTGATTAAAGATTTTTATTTTTAAATAAAGTTCCTGGTGATTTTCTTGAAGATATCTTAGATTGCTTTCAAATAAGCGAATAGCTTGATCTTGTATTGAGTTCATTAATGAAAACCTTTTTAAAAGTAAGTATCTTAATTGACAGCAATATTCATACCTACTATGTTAATCTTGAAAATCCACTATGGCATACAGGAGTATTTAAATGTTCTTTAATTGTATTTTCTTTGATATATTTAGATAATAAAGAAAATACTTCATCAACTGCGTGTAGATATGCGTTAATGTCTTTGTCTTTTTGTGCATAAGATGCATAAAAAGCAGTAGTAGCTAAAAAACCTTTTTCCATCATAAGTTTTGTAAAGAGTGTTTTTAATTTTAATGCCTCTTTATGTTTAAAGCTAAAGTGTCCAAGTGGATAAATACCTCCTACCTCTATTTCTATATCATGAGATAGGGCAATATCGGTCCAACCATCCTGTATAGTCTTCCCTATCTGTTTTAAATGTTGAGAGACATTATCTTTTTTTAAAGTGTTAATAGTGGCGATAGAAGAAACTAAACCAATCCTGTCTGTCCAGTAAGTACTGCTTATAAATGTATCTTGCGCAGCGTCCATAACATCTTTTTTCCCGATAATAGCACCCATAGGGTAACCATTGCTTATTGCTTTACCAAATACTGCTATATCCGGTTTTATACCTAGTATAAGATGCGCTCCTCCGTGATTTAATCGCCATCCGGCAGTTATCTCATCAACAACTAAAACAATATTATCGCATTGAGTCTTTTCATGAATTATATTTATGAAATCTTGTTCCGGATATGTATTTCTTAACGGTTCCATAACTATCGCCGCTATATTCCCTTTGTGCTCATTATAAAGTTTTGTAAAGCTTTCAATATCATTATATTTAAAAGGGAAAGATGTTCCTTTTAATCCACGTGGAACACCACGAGGGGATAGTCCAGGCAGCAGATGCCCATCCAATGCTTCAGTATCAGCAAGATTTGCAGCAAGATACCAATCGTGCCAACCGTGGTATCCACAAAATAAAACAATATCTTTTTGAGTTTTTGCACGAGCAATGCGAACAGCAACTGCCATGGACTCACCACCTGTCCTTGTATAGCGTACCTCATCTGCCCAAGGATGAATTTTACACAAAAGCTCAGCTAATTCAACCTCTTCAGGTGCATTGAGTGTAGTCATATTTCCATTGTCTACAGCATTTTTTACGGAATCATTTACAATTTCATTTGCGTACCCAAGAATACAACTTCCAATACCCATGTAGCTCATATCTGTGTATTTATTGCCATCTAAATCCCATACTTGACATCCTTTAGCCTTAGAATAGTACGCAGGCCATAAATCAGGTAAGAACATCTCAGGCCTTTTAGATAATAGTTGAGTTCCTCCAGGAATTAGCTTTTTTGCTTTTTTGTATAAATCTTGTGATTTTCCCATTAAGTGTCCTTTTGACGTAAATCTTCTTCTACTGATTTTAAATAACCTTCATTACGGTTAATATGACTATTTATATTAATAATATCTGGATTTTTCTCAAGATATGAGATAATATCAGTCAAACTAAAATTATTATTACCAAAATGATTATATATTTTTTCTATCACTATGAAATCTTCTGGTTCATCAACTGTTAACCTCCATTGTGGATAAACTTCTTTCTTGAGTAAATTTACTGTTTTAAATAGTCCACTATCTCTAATAAATGGCGTTGCATGTTCAACTTGAGACGGCTTTTTTGTTAATTTATTTGCCATTTTTAGTGAAGCATATGTAAAAACTTCTACATCTAATCCATCTGGATAAATTGGTTTTACAGAATTTGTTAAATAGTCACAATCTGTCTCTAAAAATGCAGATATAGTTTCATCTATGATCTTTGAGTCATGAACTGGACAATCACCAGTGAGTCTTACGACAATATCATCATCATTTAAATTTAATTTCTTTAAGGCATCAATGAATCTCTTTAATACATTATTTTTACTACCTCTGTAAATATTAAAACCATGATGAATTATTACCTGAGATAAATCATCATCACTTGCTTCATCACTAGTGGCAAGTATAAGCTCTGTTATATATTTTGATTTAGATATTCTATGAAGTTCATGGATTATCATAGGAGTATCCAAAAGTTTTTTCAATACTTTACCAGGTAATCTTGTTGAATCTGTTCTTGCTTGTAGCAGTGCTACTATTTGTTTTGCCATTTTGACCACCTTATTGGATTATATATCTCTTCTTCTATATTTTCAAAATTAGCAATAATTTTAGTAATCATGTCATGATCTAATTTCTTAATATTTTTATAATTTTGAATATTTTCCTTGGCTTGATTTATATTATCACATCCAAAGAGTATGAGTGAATTTTGAGCAACAGTATCAACAAAACTTAGTGCTAGTTCATTTTTTGTTATATGTAACTCTTTAGCAAATGCATTTAAAGTATCAAGATGTTTTTTTACGGATTGTAGTTGGGGAGGTATTTTATCTTTCTCCATCAGTAATAAACCTTGCAGATAAATACTTCTGATAGATATCAGTTTGTTTTTTTCCTTAGCTCTATGAAACCAATCTTCTTTTATGGCCCTTTGATCAAAGATATTAAATGGTATTTGAATGAAATTTATTTTATCATTTTCAATTGCTAAATTAAAATCTTCTGATGTATAAATTGAAATACCAAAGTGCTTTATTTTAGAATTTTTTATGAGATTATCTACAATTAGAGAGTCATTTTCTTTCCAGTCATGTAAAATTTTACTATCATGAAGAAGTAGGGCATAGAGTGAATCTATATTTAAATTTTTTAATGATGTTGAAATATTTGCTTGTATATTAGTTCGAAATAAACTTGACTCAACTTTTGATACTATAAATAAGTTTTTGTTATTCGGCAAAGAATTCCCTAAAACTTTTTCTGCATCACCATATCCTTGAGCAGTGTCAAAGCAATTGATCCCATTATTTGTAACATAATTGATAATTTCAGTCACATCTTTTTGTGATGGTTTTCCGCTTGTATTAGCTATGCCATAGTCTAGTCCAAATTGGACAGTCCCTAGCGATAATTTTGAGATTTTATCATTTTTAAATGTTATATATTTCATATTGTATCTATACTCAGAGGTGTGCCGTACTCATAATCTTTATCTGCACATTTACCTAAAAATTTATTTAAATATTTAGGATGTAATCCATAGCCCGGTCTTACACT includes:
- a CDS encoding 6-hydroxymethylpterin diphosphokinase MptE-like protein; its protein translation is MNSIQDQAIRLFESNLRYLQENHQELYLKIKIFNQAINDNSYKERYALEFKDNYFDIFELSSNRYLYNTNIFEHAKNLANNVNFKKSDHVIEGYYNTRELSEKDIEIFDTSKNLRSSLWATAKIIQYNKNITSKNDEMEKIFKFVFCGVGLGVHITEIQNKINAKMLFIKENNLEIFRLSLFVTDYTSLASTARLFFSIMEDSHEMSSFTQFFMQIYMYNHYIKYSVLFEENIQDIKDIQSNIVKSMHHIRPYVKSLREFLKAPEYLVEKHPFINFDISSHYDNPFKHKPVLLIASGPSLDRNALWLQKNKDKFFIISVLSSIKTLHKLGVAPNMVAHMDSEPDDVTFFYGIDVKTFFKNTIFLLSSVVARSVVDKIPVNQLYFFETASHYKLNSRIPTCPSIGEATYFLTLIFGNQQLYLLGLDLALDAQTKSNHTVGHKEARTVEETTKENEQFTSLHGTLLYTKGNFLDEVPTTPLYEMSIEALKIISNQYLYDKCKVYNLSNGAYLQGTIPLYASNIETKKYETIVAKIEFQMMQEFLNNISNISFNKKELNNFTAQIKEAKRLIKVIKKYQDSILNTTEEQFIFRFHELYKELVNTNENGVYDINNILFLYLQSISSYIFDIFNTKNLKNKKIHQREIQQIFTQQLLKILNLYISVMKVYEEWSEK
- a CDS encoding aminotransferase class III-fold pyridoxal phosphate-dependent enzyme, which gives rise to MGKSQDLYKKAKKLIPGGTQLLSKRPEMFLPDLWPAYYSKAKGCQVWDLDGNKYTDMSYMGIGSCILGYANEIVNDSVKNAVDNGNMTTLNAPEEVELAELLCKIHPWADEVRYTRTGGESMAVAVRIARAKTQKDIVLFCGYHGWHDWYLAANLADTEALDGHLLPGLSPRGVPRGLKGTSFPFKYNDIESFTKLYNEHKGNIAAIVMEPLRNTYPEQDFINIIHEKTQCDNIVLVVDEITAGWRLNHGGAHLILGIKPDIAVFGKAISNGYPMGAIIGKKDVMDAAQDTFISSTYWTDRIGLVSSIATINTLKKDNVSQHLKQIGKTIQDGWTDIALSHDIEIEVGGIYPLGHFSFKHKEALKLKTLFTKLMMEKGFLATTAFYASYAQKDKDINAYLHAVDEVFSLLSKYIKENTIKEHLNTPVCHSGFSRLT
- a CDS encoding cytidylyltransferase domain-containing protein, with the protein product MAKQIVALLQARTDSTRLPGKVLKKLLDTPMIIHELHRISKSKYITELILATSDEASDDDLSQVIIHHGFNIYRGSKNNVLKRFIDALKKLNLNDDDIVVRLTGDCPVHDSKIIDETISAFLETDCDYLTNSVKPIYPDGLDVEVFTYASLKMANKLTKKPSQVEHATPFIRDSGLFKTVNLLKKEVYPQWRLTVDEPEDFIVIEKIYNHFGNNNFSLTDIISYLEKNPDIININSHINRNEGYLKSVEEDLRQKDT
- a CDS encoding aldo/keto reductase: MKYITFKNDKISKLSLGTVQFGLDYGIANTSGKPSQKDVTEIINYVTNNGINCFDTAQGYGDAEKVLGNSLPNNKNLFIVSKVESSLFRTNIQANISTSLKNLNIDSLYALLLHDSKILHDWKENDSLIVDNLIKNSKIKHFGISIYTSEDFNLAIENDKINFIQIPFNIFDQRAIKEDWFHRAKEKNKLISIRSIYLQGLLLMEKDKIPPQLQSVKKHLDTLNAFAKELHITKNELALSFVDTVAQNSLILFGCDNINQAKENIQNYKNIKKLDHDMITKIIANFENIEEEIYNPIRWSKWQNK